In the Advenella kashmirensis WT001 genome, one interval contains:
- a CDS encoding NAD(P)H-dependent flavin oxidoreductase — MHSFSPLRIKNHTLLPIVQGGMGVGISASRLSAAVARENAVGTIASIDLRHLHPDLLEQSRALASQEHYDRLNRVALDREVKKALKQADGRGIIAVNVMKAVSDYAALVQQACESGAQAIVMGAGLPLELPDLTRDHPDVALIPILSESRGIQIVLKRWMKKNRLPDAIVIEHPNHAGGHLGASTIDDLGSGRFSFARVLEETAQVFRQLGLEGEKIPLILAGGMANVRKISTALRQWGAAAVQIGTAFAVTREGDAHDNFKQVLAGARDEDIVEFMSVAGLPARAVMTPYLQKYLRSEQKLQASAKADPRRCVQSMNCLQVCGLRDGISKIGQFCIDQRLTDAFNGDVRKGLFFRGKDPLPFGQQIRSVYDTIQYLLTGNIPPAINHALA, encoded by the coding sequence ATGCATTCCTTCTCGCCCCTAAGAATCAAAAATCATACATTATTGCCCATTGTGCAAGGCGGCATGGGCGTCGGTATTTCCGCCAGCCGCCTGTCGGCCGCGGTCGCGCGTGAAAATGCCGTGGGCACCATCGCCAGCATCGACCTGCGGCACCTGCATCCGGATTTGCTGGAACAATCCCGGGCACTGGCCAGTCAGGAACACTATGACAGGCTCAACCGCGTGGCCCTGGACCGGGAAGTGAAAAAGGCATTAAAACAAGCCGACGGCAGGGGGATAATCGCCGTCAATGTCATGAAGGCAGTGAGCGATTACGCCGCCCTTGTGCAGCAAGCCTGCGAATCCGGGGCCCAGGCGATTGTCATGGGAGCCGGTCTGCCGCTGGAATTGCCGGACCTGACCCGGGATCATCCCGACGTTGCACTCATTCCGATTCTGTCCGAATCGCGCGGCATACAAATTGTACTCAAGCGCTGGATGAAGAAAAACCGCTTGCCCGACGCCATTGTGATCGAGCATCCCAATCACGCGGGCGGCCATTTGGGGGCATCGACCATTGACGATCTGGGCAGTGGTCGCTTCTCTTTTGCCCGCGTGCTGGAAGAAACCGCGCAGGTGTTTCGGCAACTGGGACTGGAGGGCGAGAAAATCCCGCTCATTCTGGCCGGTGGCATGGCCAATGTTCGCAAGATCAGTACCGCACTGCGCCAATGGGGTGCGGCTGCTGTACAAATTGGTACTGCGTTCGCCGTCACCCGCGAGGGCGACGCGCATGACAACTTCAAGCAGGTACTGGCTGGCGCCCGCGACGAAGATATTGTCGAATTCATGTCCGTCGCCGGACTGCCGGCGCGAGCTGTGATGACGCCCTATTTACAGAAATACCTGCGCAGCGAGCAAAAGCTCCAGGCATCGGCCAAGGCCGATCCGCGCCGCTGTGTACAAAGCATGAATTGCCTGCAGGTATGCGGGCTGCGCGACGGCATTTCAAAAATCGGTCAATTCTGCATCGACCAGCGCCTGACCGATGCATTCAACGGTGATGTGCGCAAGGGTTTGTTTTTCCGAGGCAAGGATCCGCTGCCGTTTGGCCAGCAGATTCGCAGCGTATACGACACCATTCAGTATCTGCTGACCGGGAACATTCCACCCGCGATCAATCACGCTTTAGCGTAA
- a CDS encoding PIG-L family deacetylase has protein sequence MNVPRSPLFQGRLLKMCLTTGLLVALAHAPSVNAAPTPGGTMSHAVDVTVAPTHTGADTLESTLIDPVSGMFDRALMPAPAVHPASVTPQVVSSGSTGPDLPAVRSTRAAPLSTPVFSLLAANAVTAEPVMPSGSGMAGASGSSFKPSVSSSPVPPMTSRSAVAPADRNKSQTQCHGRRDQIFVAHEDDDLLFMNPDIFDTIRAGGCIQVVYLTAGERGEGVGYMSQRENGVRAAYA, from the coding sequence ATGAATGTGCCTCGATCGCCCCTGTTTCAGGGACGGCTGCTAAAGATGTGCCTGACGACCGGGTTGCTGGTGGCGTTGGCGCACGCGCCGTCGGTTAATGCTGCGCCAACTCCGGGCGGTACCATGTCACACGCTGTCGATGTCACGGTCGCACCGACCCATACGGGTGCCGATACGCTTGAATCAACCCTGATAGACCCCGTTTCAGGCATGTTTGACCGGGCGTTAATGCCTGCGCCCGCCGTTCATCCTGCTTCGGTGACGCCGCAGGTGGTCAGCAGCGGTTCCACGGGTCCTGATCTGCCTGCAGTCCGATCAACTAGGGCTGCACCGCTCAGCACCCCGGTTTTTTCCCTGCTGGCGGCCAATGCCGTTACGGCCGAACCGGTCATGCCGTCGGGTTCCGGCATGGCTGGCGCGTCGGGGTCTTCGTTCAAACCATCTGTTTCATCGTCTCCTGTACCGCCGATGACTTCACGCAGTGCTGTCGCACCGGCCGATCGCAATAAATCACAGACGCAATGCCATGGCAGGCGCGATCAGATTTTCGTGGCCCATGAAGATGATGATCTGCTTTTCATGAACCCGGATATTTTCGATACGATCAGGGCAGGCGGCTGTATTCAGGTTGTTTATCTGACGGCCGGTGAGCGGGGCGAAGGCGTGGGATATATGTCTCAGCGCGAAAATGGCGTACGCGCCGCTTATGCCTGA
- a CDS encoding amidohydrolase family protein, with product MFDCAPAKKHTEKINFDVPLNACDSHCHVFGPAERFPFDVNRSYTPPDAGYDDLNAKQANLGLRRAVLVQPNCHGYDMAAITDAIARSQGQYRGVALLPAHVTRDQLLQLDQAGIRGVRFNFVAHLTGATIEDVAAMADKIADLGWHICIHADEISLLRLLPDLKKLPVPFVIDHMGRIDTNNGLHGEAFEALLQLRHCQQAWIKVSGVDRLAGGVAPYTAGHAFMRAIIDAMPERTLWGSDWPHPNVAGDVPDDGLLLNIFGAVCEDPALRNKILVDNPQLLYRFEDSQPTGAAK from the coding sequence ATGTTTGACTGTGCGCCGGCTAAAAAGCACACCGAGAAAATCAACTTCGATGTCCCGCTCAATGCCTGCGACAGCCATTGCCATGTTTTTGGTCCGGCCGAACGTTTTCCTTTTGACGTCAATCGCTCCTACACGCCGCCCGACGCCGGCTATGACGATCTGAACGCCAAACAGGCCAATCTGGGCCTGCGCCGCGCCGTACTGGTTCAGCCCAACTGTCATGGCTATGATATGGCAGCTATCACAGATGCCATAGCAAGAAGCCAGGGTCAATATCGCGGGGTGGCACTGCTGCCGGCGCACGTCACCCGGGATCAATTGCTGCAGTTGGATCAGGCCGGCATTCGAGGGGTGCGCTTCAATTTCGTTGCGCATCTGACTGGGGCAACAATCGAAGACGTGGCGGCCATGGCCGATAAGATTGCCGATTTGGGCTGGCATATCTGCATTCACGCTGATGAAATATCACTGCTGCGACTGCTGCCGGACCTCAAAAAGCTTCCCGTTCCTTTTGTGATTGATCATATGGGAAGAATAGACACGAATAACGGCTTACATGGTGAAGCCTTCGAGGCGCTGCTGCAATTGCGTCACTGCCAGCAGGCATGGATCAAGGTGTCGGGCGTGGACCGGCTCGCTGGCGGCGTCGCGCCTTATACGGCCGGCCATGCATTCATGAGAGCCATTATTGACGCTATGCCTGAACGTACCCTGTGGGGCAGCGACTGGCCGCACCCGAATGTCGCGGGCGACGTACCTGATGACGGCCTGTTGCTCAATATCTTCGGCGCTGTCTGCGAGGATCCTGCGCTGCGCAACAAAATTCTTGTCGATAATCCACAGCTACTGTATCGATTTGAGGATAGCCAGCCAACCGGAGCCGCCAAATGA
- a CDS encoding MFS transporter encodes MTTAPAASENEVQQIAWKQNLYVCLFGSFTTILAMTLILPILPVYIQNLGVTDPEAVVSWSGWIFSITFLAAGLMAPVWGRFADRYGRKLILIRASLGMAIGIALIGCAQTVWQLFWLRLLVGLLGGYASGATILVATQTPRAHTGWAVGMLASGTLAGNLLGPLVGGIAPALLGIRLTFFVAGGIILIAFFCTVFLIRETHKPRQASSENEIPYSFWKSGSQRNLVLLMLLAGTLLMFANMSVEPIITLYLASLRTLTDQIPLLAGIAMSATAFGSMLFSSTAGRWGDANGHLKMLIASFIATAVLLLLQGLAQTDWQFIALRFLMGMTLCGIMPALTAMIRHNVPADAAGGVLGYATSTQYAGLVLGPLAGGLVANHASFTAVFVMTGAIMLVAAALLFKHMRTTEKRDSA; translated from the coding sequence ATGACCACCGCGCCAGCCGCCAGCGAAAATGAAGTCCAGCAAATTGCCTGGAAACAGAATCTGTATGTCTGCCTTTTTGGCTCCTTTACCACCATCCTGGCGATGACGCTGATACTGCCGATACTACCGGTATATATCCAGAACCTGGGCGTGACTGATCCCGAGGCGGTCGTCAGTTGGTCCGGCTGGATCTTCAGTATTACCTTCCTGGCTGCGGGCCTGATGGCCCCGGTATGGGGCCGGTTTGCCGACCGCTATGGCAGAAAACTCATTCTGATTCGCGCCAGCCTTGGCATGGCCATTGGCATTGCCCTTATCGGGTGTGCGCAAACGGTGTGGCAACTGTTCTGGCTGCGACTGCTGGTCGGACTGTTGGGCGGCTACGCCTCGGGTGCCACGATTCTGGTGGCAACCCAGACACCACGCGCCCATACCGGCTGGGCCGTGGGGATGCTGGCCTCGGGCACGCTTGCCGGCAATCTGCTGGGCCCGCTGGTCGGCGGCATCGCGCCGGCATTACTGGGAATCCGCCTGACCTTTTTTGTTGCCGGCGGCATTATTCTGATCGCGTTTTTTTGCACCGTATTTTTGATCCGCGAGACCCACAAGCCACGCCAAGCATCGTCCGAGAACGAGATACCCTACTCGTTCTGGAAATCAGGCAGCCAGCGCAATCTGGTGTTGCTGATGCTGCTGGCCGGTACCTTGCTGATGTTTGCCAATATGTCGGTAGAGCCCATCATTACGCTTTATCTGGCATCGCTACGTACGCTGACCGACCAGATTCCCTTGCTGGCGGGCATTGCCATGTCCGCCACCGCCTTCGGCAGCATGCTGTTCTCTTCCACGGCAGGACGCTGGGGCGACGCAAATGGGCACCTTAAGATGTTGATAGCCAGCTTTATCGCCACGGCTGTGCTGTTACTACTGCAAGGGCTGGCCCAGACCGACTGGCAATTTATTGCCTTGCGCTTTCTGATGGGGATGACGCTTTGCGGCATTATGCCGGCGCTGACAGCCATGATCCGGCATAATGTGCCGGCCGATGCCGCCGGCGGCGTGCTTGGATACGCAACGTCCACGCAATATGCCGGCCTGGTACTGGGACCGCTGGCCGGAGGGTTAGTTGCCAATCACGCAAGCTTTACGGCGGTGTTCGTAATGACCGGGGCGATTATGCTTGTTGCCGCAGCACTGCTTTTTAAGCACATGCGAACAACCGAAAAGCGGGATAGCGCCTGA
- a CDS encoding YaiI/YqxD family protein, translated as MEIWVDADACPVVIKNILFRAAVRWQVKTTLVANQMLNVPPSVYIQSRQVPRGFDVADTYISQHARAGDLVITADIPLAAEVLEKGIQALNPRGELYSMETIRERLTMRDMMEALRSAGIETGGPRSFDQADTRAFAGQLDKLLARYAKA; from the coding sequence ATGGAAATTTGGGTGGATGCCGACGCGTGCCCGGTTGTGATCAAAAACATTCTGTTCAGAGCAGCGGTGCGCTGGCAGGTGAAAACAACGTTAGTGGCCAATCAGATGCTCAATGTGCCTCCATCCGTTTATATTCAGTCACGTCAGGTGCCACGGGGTTTCGATGTTGCCGATACCTATATCAGCCAGCATGCCCGTGCTGGGGACCTGGTGATTACTGCAGATATTCCGCTGGCTGCCGAAGTGCTGGAAAAGGGGATTCAGGCATTGAATCCTCGCGGCGAGTTGTATTCAATGGAAACCATTCGCGAGCGGCTGACCATGCGAGACATGATGGAAGCGTTGCGCAGCGCCGGCATTGAGACCGGCGGCCCCAGATCTTTTGATCAGGCTGACACGCGAGCGTTTGCAGGCCAGCTTGACAAACTGCTGGCGCGTTACGCTAAAGCGTGA
- the ung gene encoding uracil-DNA glycosylase: MTEVVQSWADAIGPEKEKPYFISLRERVHQARENGNTIYPSEHETFSAFRLTPLDQVKVVILGQDPYHGPDQAHGLAFSVKPSVRIPPSLLNIYKELKTDIPGFTMPNHGYLEKWAQQGVLLLNTVLTVQAGMAHSHAAWGWETFTDQVICALNEKREHLVFMLWGNHAKKKGEFIDKKRHLVLTGVHPSPLSASRGFFGCRHFSKANEYLLAQGKAPIDWQV, translated from the coding sequence ATGACTGAAGTCGTCCAAAGCTGGGCCGATGCCATCGGGCCCGAAAAGGAAAAGCCTTATTTCATATCGCTGCGCGAGCGTGTCCACCAGGCCCGGGAAAACGGCAATACGATATATCCTTCCGAACATGAAACATTCAGCGCCTTTCGATTAACGCCGCTGGACCAGGTCAAAGTTGTCATTCTGGGACAGGATCCGTACCATGGACCGGATCAGGCGCACGGTCTGGCATTTTCGGTCAAACCGTCCGTGCGCATTCCGCCTTCGCTATTGAATATTTACAAGGAGCTCAAAACCGATATTCCGGGATTCACCATGCCCAACCATGGCTATCTTGAAAAATGGGCGCAGCAGGGCGTGCTGCTTCTGAACACGGTGCTCACGGTCCAGGCTGGCATGGCCCATTCACATGCTGCCTGGGGGTGGGAGACATTCACTGACCAGGTGATCTGTGCGCTCAACGAAAAACGGGAACATCTGGTGTTCATGCTATGGGGCAATCACGCCAAAAAGAAAGGCGAATTCATAGATAAAAAGCGCCACCTGGTATTAACAGGCGTTCATCCCTCTCCGCTATCGGCAAGCCGTGGATTTTTTGGCTGCCGGCATTTTTCCAAGGCCAACGAATATCTCCTGGCCCAAGGCAAGGCCCCGATCGATTGGCAGGTATGA
- a CDS encoding Crp/Fnr family transcriptional regulator, with translation MIVCRANGGEKVVRTLGPGDSFGEEGVFLENMESLVSAQATSALFLLHISKDSMLSLLERDPAFAMRMLSNMSRRVYTLLKDIESYTLKSATQRVVDYFLEHAQLQDGGQFRFNTNKALVASLLNITPEHFSRIMRELCARKLITVEGRDVYIPDPVRLQAYETLESG, from the coding sequence ATTATTGTTTGTCGCGCCAACGGGGGCGAAAAAGTCGTGCGTACCCTGGGACCGGGTGACAGCTTCGGCGAAGAGGGTGTCTTTTTGGAAAATATGGAAAGCCTGGTGTCGGCCCAGGCCACCAGCGCCCTGTTTCTATTGCATATATCAAAAGACAGTATGCTGTCCCTGCTTGAACGCGATCCGGCATTTGCCATGCGCATGCTCAGCAATATGAGCCGCCGGGTGTACACCTTGCTCAAAGACATAGAATCTTATACGCTCAAGTCGGCTACCCAGCGCGTGGTTGACTATTTTCTTGAGCATGCACAGCTTCAGGATGGCGGGCAGTTCCGCTTTAACACCAACAAGGCGCTGGTTGCTTCACTGCTGAACATTACCCCAGAGCATTTTTCACGCATCATGCGCGAACTGTGTGCGCGCAAACTTATCACCGTTGAGGGCAGGGACGTCTATATTCCTGACCCGGTTCGCCTGCAAGCCTACGAAACTCTGGAGAGTGGCTAG
- a CDS encoding DUF4286 family protein has protein sequence MTMSTVMIIRIPGIRLSREHCNVLLKNVLDLNNSHAHLCHAVDTPETYIYLADVLDSTMKQEPAKKEQPKATSAVRVIGTLADAIAQRYPGASTDLLQLTLDLRGQAWDKTAVCHYVVETDVDGAAEGDFNDWYTQEHMPGLAAVPGTVRAMRLYSRDGAPRYHALYLLQTQDTFGSPPWLAVRGTEWSSRVRPHFKNTKRTMFNIIE, from the coding sequence ATGACGATGTCGACTGTCATGATTATCCGCATTCCCGGTATTCGGCTAAGCCGCGAGCACTGCAATGTGCTGCTGAAAAATGTACTGGACCTCAACAACAGCCATGCTCACCTGTGCCATGCGGTAGACACCCCCGAAACTTATATCTATCTTGCAGATGTGCTCGATAGCACCATGAAGCAGGAGCCTGCCAAAAAAGAGCAGCCGAAAGCCACAAGTGCGGTCCGGGTAATCGGTACGCTTGCAGATGCCATTGCACAACGGTATCCCGGGGCAAGCACAGACTTGCTGCAGCTCACACTGGATCTGCGTGGCCAGGCCTGGGACAAAACAGCGGTGTGCCATTACGTTGTGGAAACCGACGTTGACGGCGCCGCCGAAGGCGACTTCAATGACTGGTATACCCAAGAGCATATGCCAGGCCTGGCAGCCGTACCCGGCACCGTCAGGGCCATGCGCCTATACAGTCGTGATGGCGCGCCCCGCTACCATGCGCTCTATTTGCTACAAACACAAGACACCTTTGGTTCACCGCCATGGCTCGCAGTCCGGGGCACCGAATGGAGCAGCCGGGTACGCCCCCACTTCAAAAACACCAAACGCACCATGTTCAACATTATCGAGTAA
- a CDS encoding Flp family type IVb pilin: MQERLKAQRGQGMTEYIIVVALVAISAIAVFQLFGQTLRSQTAAIARELAGEDGSAESQAARNAAEQAAGQTAAKSLKSFTGNADAAGGGATGQ; the protein is encoded by the coding sequence ATGCAGGAACGTTTAAAAGCGCAACGCGGGCAAGGCATGACCGAATACATTATTGTTGTTGCTCTGGTGGCTATCTCTGCTATTGCAGTATTTCAGCTGTTCGGCCAGACGCTGCGGTCGCAAACGGCAGCCATTGCCAGGGAACTGGCCGGCGAAGACGGTTCCGCCGAATCCCAGGCTGCCCGCAACGCGGCTGAGCAGGCAGCAGGGCAAACTGCAGCAAAATCACTCAAGAGCTTTACGGGCAATGCAGACGCTGCCGGTGGCGGTGCAACGGGGCAGTAA
- the cpaB gene encoding Flp pilus assembly protein CpaB, translating into MQIFRLSRNTWLLLAAIVAGLAAAWFARRYIQDHIRALDEQAKVRTVNRIVADFDLPEGLRLERLHLAVMPVPASWVPSGSIAPEEVQSIEGKVVTTAVRKGDILLRANLAPRRHEAFSQKVRNGRRAITIPVDAIKSVSGLLVPGDLIDLYVSFEYRRKRITAPLLQGVLVLATGSDSQQSGSANEPTQGTDFSTVTLDTAPEEAARLVAARQAGTITALLRHPSDAKASNKGVQGDLATLLGIAKPLSVARTRPAVIYGNQPQHRLPALVTEPRSSTPELSRGLIELPETEDIVSAWINSLPGVSASPVEPVVTKDTVSADADDIRDKETVQIQTPAVPTN; encoded by the coding sequence ATGCAAATCTTCAGATTAAGCCGCAATACCTGGCTATTGCTTGCTGCCATTGTGGCAGGTCTGGCGGCGGCCTGGTTTGCGCGGCGCTATATACAGGATCATATCCGGGCGCTCGACGAGCAGGCCAAAGTGCGAACGGTCAACCGGATCGTTGCCGATTTTGATCTGCCCGAAGGATTGCGACTGGAACGTTTGCATCTGGCAGTCATGCCGGTCCCGGCCAGTTGGGTTCCCAGCGGCAGTATTGCTCCCGAAGAGGTGCAAAGTATCGAAGGCAAAGTGGTGACAACCGCAGTACGCAAAGGTGATATTTTGTTGCGCGCCAATCTGGCACCCCGTCGACACGAAGCGTTCTCACAGAAAGTGCGTAACGGCAGACGCGCCATTACCATTCCGGTGGATGCCATCAAGTCAGTCTCAGGTTTGCTGGTGCCGGGCGACCTGATTGATCTTTATGTGTCTTTCGAGTACCGCCGCAAGCGGATTACGGCGCCGCTGTTACAGGGCGTATTGGTGCTGGCCACCGGTAGTGACAGCCAACAGTCTGGTTCTGCAAATGAACCGACTCAAGGCACCGATTTTTCCACGGTTACGCTGGACACCGCACCGGAAGAGGCGGCCCGGCTGGTCGCAGCACGGCAGGCTGGCACCATTACGGCCCTGTTGCGCCATCCGAGTGACGCCAAGGCAAGCAACAAGGGCGTCCAGGGAGATTTGGCAACGCTGCTGGGCATTGCCAAACCGCTATCCGTTGCACGGACCAGACCGGCAGTTATTTATGGCAACCAGCCGCAACACAGGTTACCGGCACTTGTCACAGAGCCAAGGTCGAGCACGCCCGAGTTGTCCAGAGGACTTATTGAACTGCCCGAGACAGAAGACATCGTGAGCGCCTGGATCAACTCCCTGCCCGGTGTCAGTGCCTCGCCGGTTGAACCCGTAGTTACTAAAGACACCGTGTCGGCTGACGCTGATGATATTCGTGATAAAGAGACCGTTCAGATTCAGACGCCAGCCGTACCCACGAATTAG
- a CDS encoding ATPase, T2SS/T4P/T4SS family, with product MTLDANAVCRYGCVTPDGSPCYDSRYPMQIKISKGETVIEIDMHFEDGTFERRQFALPAIVGRQKDCRICLRSWRVARQHARLVHRQAGVFVEDMGTLAGTIINGLRITEYGPLAVADEILIGPCRMVIRDIVVGNSTSGGGSEVIDTIHGPGQASSGPPERRPQHQGELRQSRQPSTNSFCQPSDGSLDTSVYTPVYDAHNDQPQVSQGGLAATQPGPVPAPNLIGRQDMSAFVSLRQAPAECDQNHRADRVHAGRDQRWQLQLHASLLQALDLRRKDVSQMTDSALRLEAAAMLDRILAENLALPPEIDRERLKQNVLDEAIGLGPLEPLLADPAITEIMVNRYDELFIEKAGRLIRYKGTFSSEKSVLGIIERIVTPLGRRIDESSPMVDARLKDGSRVNAIIPPVALRGASLTIRKFPHFRPGMQDLLRLGSLDCAMQQFLTLCIRHRKNLIVSGGTGSGKTTLLNILSNCIPEHERIITIEDAAELRLSHDHLVSLEARPANLEGKGQVLIRDLVRNALRMRPDRIVVGECRGAEAFDMLAAMNTGHEGSLTTLHANSPRDALARLETMILMAGMELPLAAVREHIAGSINFIVQQSRLACGRRVITSITEICGLESGVIKSQEIFRFERKGMGAFMGLGIAPDCFDALREQGIPIDMNMFSQYTPANSGSNAFVSPESQLHESPPPSPSHTQLQECSQ from the coding sequence ATGACATTGGACGCCAACGCAGTGTGCCGATACGGGTGCGTCACTCCCGATGGAAGCCCATGCTACGACTCCAGATATCCGATGCAGATCAAAATTTCTAAGGGTGAGACAGTGATTGAGATTGACATGCACTTTGAAGATGGAACATTTGAGCGTCGCCAATTTGCATTGCCAGCCATTGTAGGAAGGCAAAAGGATTGCCGCATTTGCCTGCGCAGCTGGCGCGTGGCCCGGCAACATGCCCGTTTGGTTCATCGGCAGGCCGGGGTCTTTGTTGAAGATATGGGCACGCTTGCCGGCACGATTATCAATGGCTTGCGTATTACCGAGTACGGGCCTTTAGCTGTCGCCGATGAAATACTGATTGGTCCGTGTCGCATGGTCATCCGTGATATCGTCGTTGGCAATTCGACGTCCGGGGGTGGCAGCGAGGTCATTGATACTATACACGGGCCGGGACAGGCTAGCAGTGGCCCGCCAGAACGTCGGCCACAACATCAGGGAGAACTGAGGCAATCCCGGCAGCCATCAACAAATTCGTTCTGTCAGCCATCAGACGGTTCGCTTGATACATCGGTGTATACGCCAGTTTATGATGCACACAATGATCAACCTCAGGTATCACAAGGTGGTCTGGCCGCAACGCAGCCGGGTCCTGTCCCGGCTCCGAACTTAATCGGGCGGCAGGACATGTCAGCGTTTGTCTCCCTGCGGCAGGCACCTGCTGAATGCGATCAGAACCATCGAGCAGACCGGGTACATGCTGGGCGCGATCAGCGCTGGCAATTGCAGCTGCATGCCAGCCTGCTGCAGGCGCTGGATTTACGCCGCAAGGACGTTTCCCAAATGACAGACTCGGCGTTGCGGCTTGAAGCTGCAGCTATGCTCGATCGTATTCTCGCTGAAAACCTGGCGTTGCCGCCGGAAATCGATCGTGAGCGCCTGAAGCAGAATGTACTGGACGAAGCAATCGGGCTTGGGCCGCTGGAGCCCTTATTGGCGGATCCGGCCATCACTGAAATCATGGTGAATCGCTACGATGAACTGTTTATAGAAAAGGCCGGGCGATTGATCCGCTATAAAGGCACATTCAGTAGCGAAAAATCAGTACTCGGGATCATCGAACGCATTGTTACGCCCCTGGGCCGTCGGATCGACGAAAGCTCGCCCATGGTCGATGCACGCCTGAAGGACGGCTCGCGCGTCAATGCCATTATCCCGCCGGTTGCCTTGCGGGGTGCCAGTCTGACGATTCGAAAATTTCCTCACTTTCGACCCGGCATGCAGGATCTGCTGCGCCTTGGCTCGCTCGATTGCGCCATGCAGCAATTTCTCACGCTCTGCATTCGACATCGCAAGAATCTTATTGTTTCAGGCGGTACCGGTTCCGGTAAAACCACCTTGCTCAATATCCTGTCCAACTGCATACCTGAACACGAGAGAATCATTACGATCGAGGACGCAGCAGAGTTACGCCTGAGTCATGATCATCTAGTCTCGCTTGAAGCTCGCCCGGCCAACCTCGAAGGCAAAGGCCAGGTGTTAATCCGCGATTTGGTCCGAAATGCCCTGCGCATGCGGCCGGACAGAATCGTGGTGGGAGAGTGCAGGGGAGCGGAAGCGTTTGACATGCTGGCGGCAATGAATACTGGTCACGAGGGCTCCCTGACAACCTTGCATGCCAATTCCCCAAGGGATGCGCTTGCCCGTCTGGAAACCATGATACTGATGGCGGGTATGGAGCTGCCATTGGCCGCAGTGCGGGAGCACATTGCCGGCAGTATCAATTTCATCGTGCAGCAAAGCCGTCTTGCTTGCGGTCGGCGCGTGATTACGTCGATCACGGAGATCTGCGGACTGGAAAGCGGTGTCATTAAATCACAGGAAATTTTTCGCTTCGAGCGCAAAGGCATGGGTGCCTTTATGGGGCTGGGGATTGCGCCTGATTGTTTTGACGCCTTGCGTGAACAGGGCATCCCCATTGATATGAACATGTTCAGCCAGTATACGCCAGCCAATTCCGGCTCTAATGCGTTTGTATCGCCGGAGAGTCAACTGCATGAATCACCACCGCCTTCACCATCACACACGCAGTTGCAGGAGTGTTCACAATGA
- a CDS encoding carboxymuconolactone decarboxylase family protein, with the protein MTRLSAPDPATLNDHQKQVYAAIAAGPRGQVRGPLAIWLNRPGLAEHAQALGQYCRYDSSLCTRLSELAILTMAVLWQSEFEWWAHKPIALKAGVSPDTIDALMNNRESIPFAQEDEQVVHEFVHTLVTTRQIPQWLYDKAIKTLGQDNVVDLVGLAGYYTLISMTLNVFEVGLPEGAQAQFTR; encoded by the coding sequence ATGACCCGCCTATCCGCGCCGGATCCGGCCACTCTGAACGACCATCAAAAGCAGGTATATGCAGCTATCGCCGCAGGTCCACGCGGCCAGGTACGCGGACCCCTGGCCATCTGGCTGAATCGGCCGGGTCTGGCCGAACATGCGCAGGCGCTGGGCCAATACTGCCGCTATGACTCCAGCCTTTGCACGCGACTATCGGAACTGGCTATTTTGACAATGGCGGTGTTGTGGCAATCTGAATTTGAATGGTGGGCGCACAAGCCAATCGCGCTCAAAGCGGGGGTTTCACCCGACACCATTGATGCACTGATGAATAATCGAGAGTCCATTCCGTTTGCACAGGAAGATGAACAGGTGGTGCATGAATTTGTACATACGCTGGTTACCACGCGTCAGATACCCCAGTGGCTGTACGACAAGGCAATCAAAACACTAGGCCAGGACAATGTCGTGGATTTGGTGGGACTGGCCGGCTATTACACCCTGATCTCAATGACCCTGAATGTGTTTGAGGTGGGACTACCCGAAGGCGCGCAGGCACAGTTCACAAGATAA